Sequence from the Saccopteryx bilineata isolate mSacBil1 chromosome 6, mSacBil1_pri_phased_curated, whole genome shotgun sequence genome:
TGCTGCAAAATAGGTGCCTTGCAAGGTGATGGGAGGCAGTGACCTCCTCACCAGCCCTTCCAGGGACAAGACAGTTGGGGAGGAGGGTTCTACAGCTTTGTTGAAACCATGTGAGTCAGACTCTGAGGCACAGGAAGCAAGGCAGGGAGGGCCAACCTCCAGGGCTGTTGTTGACAGTCCTCCTCTTTCAGAAGGCACCATCGCTCTCCCTCTCAGGCTGCGCCTCTTGCCACCTCATGGCCTCCAGGAAGGCCAGCTCCTTGGCTTCTTTTTTCTGGTTCCGGGCCTCATACTCCAGCCTGGGGGAATTTGGGGGTGAGCTCTGTGCACTACTCGGGCCCGCTGGGCTCTGGGTGCTTCAACAGCCTAGCAGAGGCCTCACCTGTTCTTGATAATGCGCTGGACAATGAGGTCCGTGGTGAGGTCGCTCCCGCTGTCAATCTGATGGAAGATGCCCCTTCTCTTGGGCTCCTGGAGgccagggagaaagggggagatcAAAGCCCCCCTCTGGACCCCAAGGAGACTTCCCAGATGACCTGGTGTGGTGGGATGTTACTCCTGCTCGTTAACATCCTGCCTTCTCAGACTGTGAGGCCCTCAGACAGACACAGGGGCTTGATTGAGCTCGCATGCCCCACCTGGTATGGATCAGAGCCGTCCTTGTCAGGCATGATTTCTGTCTTTCCATGACACACCAGGTCCACCTGCAGAGAAGCATGGTTCAGGGAGCCCTCCTATCACCACTCCATGTGGTCTCCTGCCCCCAGGAAGGTAGCATAACCTCTGTCCACTGCCTAGTTCCTGCCTCAGCCCAGCCTTGTCCAGGACCCAGACCACTGGAGCCTTACCTTGAAGTGGTCGAGAAGCTCTGCTGTGACTGCGTAAGGGGCCCCAATCACCACTTCTGACACATACTGTGGGAACAGTAAGCACAGCTAGTTAGCCAGGATCCTACCTAACTAGAGGGTGGTGGGAGATGAACCTAAATGCCAGTTGAGAGGCTGCCAGTGGGGACACAGGGACTCGAGGAGGGAGCATGACAGGGCTGGTAGTCCAGGGTCTCTGATGGACCTCCTCCCCATTCTGCCTGGCACACCCTACTGACCCTGTGCTCAACAGGCAGGCCCCACGCTCACCCGGCAGGCCAGCACACTCAGGGTCCGTTCATGCAGGTTCATGATGGGGTAGTTCTTCCCCTTGTAGTGGTTGACCTCCTAAGGCCAGATTGGGGGTGGGTCAGCAGGTACACTGTCAGGTGCCCTGCCAGTGTGGGGAAGGCCTGGAGAACAACTCTGTCCCAGAAACAGGCTCCAGATCTTTTTGCCTCCAGCAGCATCCAGGACCACTCTCCCCATGGGCCACCAGTGCCTGCCTAGAGGGCCCCCACGACCCACTGTCCGGGGCTGAGACCTGGTCAAAGTGCAAGCCAGCAATGACGTAGGGCCTCTCTGCCAGGCCATGAACCTTCTCCAGGAAGTCCACGTGCCCGATGTCTAAGTCCAGGTTCAGGAGCAAACAACAGGGCAGAAACAGCTTCCCTCCCATCAGCCCTCGGCACTCCCTGCCAACCATGGCGCCCCCCAGCCACCTCACCCCAGGGCCTCAAGAAGTCAGTGAGGACTCTCTAGGGCAGGTATAGATATACAGAGTAAAGGGCTGGGGCAAGCCCCCATTCACAGAGGATACGAAACAGGTCAAAGGCACCGGCCACGTAGATGACTGTCTCCCCTGGCTGGGGCTCCTTCCCAGAAGCAAACTGGATGATTTTCTGGGACGTCTGCAGGAACTGGGACACCCCCGTCCAGGGGTTCCGCCCCCCTGGGCACTGTAAGCCAAGAGGGATCTGGTCAGTGACAGAGGCCTTGCAGGCCTTCTTTACCGCTCCCTTTTCTGAGCTGGGTCTGCCTGCACACGCCTGCCTGTCTGCTCTGGGAGGCATAGATGTGGGTTGGAGGAAGCAGATGTGGGGGCTACAGACCAGAACTGTAAGCCCCAGCGGCAGTTTGCCAGCTGGTTCACTGGCTCAGGTGCTGTTTCCCAGCAGGTGTCTCAGGCAGGGACACTGAGGGTGAAGACTGACCCCAGTGCCTCTTCCAAACTATGGTCAGGCTGCAtgatcccccccccacccctccaccccccgccGCAGCTGATGGAACTGTGGCTCCACCCTGTGGCCACAGAAGGCACTGCACCTGCCACCACTAGATCCAGGAAGGCCACTGGACACAACAGTGGGGACCCCGCACCCTGAGGCCACTGTGGCCTTCTGAGAAAAGCATCTCCCTGGTAGTTGTCAAGTGAGGGGtctagaaagggagaaagatccAGGCCGCCTGGTTAGAGGCTACCTGTCTGTGGGCAGTCCTTGCTCCTCCTATAGGCAGTGATGGTCAGTCAGTACCTGGTCAGTACCCGGAGGCAAGAAGCAGAATGGAGGGTGAGGATCTGGGAAACACTCACCTTGCCAAAGCTGTCTGCATACTCCCGGTACTCTGAGGACATCTCCTGCATGGAAGGGTGGGAGTTGGGGGACTTGCCCTCTAGATGTGGCTAAATCCAGAACACTGAAGCCCGTGGTCCTGAAGTCCCCCGAGGGACAAGGGCAGGGCAAGGTAGATGCGCCTCCTTCCGTCCCAGCAATGTCCTCAGCTAGGGGACCTCAGAGAGTCTGCCCCCATCCCAAAAGACTCACTTGGCTGCTGTGATGGGCCTTGGTCACCAGCAGCATGCGGCCAACGAGATCTGTGGTAGACACGCCCTGGGTACGCTTGCACTCTCTGGGGACAGAGGTGGCAACAGAAGTAGGGTCGAAGCTCTCATGTCAGCCCACCTAAGGGTAACCCAGCCTGTGGCCATGCTGTGCACAGAGCAGCATTTCCTCAATGCTCTGAGCTATGGCAGAAAACTGGGACATTCTGCTATGCAGCATCCTCCCAGTCCCAGTCACGGCCATCAGAAACATAGGCCACGGCCTGGACGTACCCCCTGCAGGAAGAGAAGTGAGGGGAACACGGAGTCCCACTCCTCGAAAGGGGGTCATGATGGGTCTCACCTGTACCTCCCAGACTGCTTTACTTCCTCATAGGTGTCCTGACCATCAACAGTTAGTGTGATGTCATCTAAGAGGTAACACACACAGGAACAAGGATTGTTAACCTTAAGCCACCAACACCTCTAGGGCTCACAATCCCCCATTCCAGGCCTGCCCTTGGGCCTGGGCTTGTTTCTGGGGAAGGACCCAGAGTGCTCTCAGATCCCCAAAGGGCTCAGAACTCCCCAAAGCATGAGAAGACCCTGCACTTCCCAAGACCCCTGTGGTCTGAGCCTGCCCTGAGTGCCCACTCACTGCCGTGTACACAGAAGTCGCAGTTGTACTTGTCCAGCGTCTCCAGTGTGGTGACATAGGGAGCCGCTGGCACCACCTCGTCCACCCATTTGATGGCCTGCACCATCTTGTACCTCTCCTCCTGTGTGAACACTGGGGGTCCCTTGTGCTTGGAAATCTCCTCTAAggccagagaagagagaagggtagGACTCATGGAGGGGTGGGCCGCAGGAATGCCCTCCCACACCTAAGCAGCCAGCACCCTGTCCTTGAGGCAGCACAGCTGCTCAGAACAGTTTGCTGGATGGTCTCACCCAACCAGAGTCCCAGGTAATACTGGGGATTCCCCCTGACAACTGGGCAGCCCCCAGTTAGGCATGGGAGTGTGGGGTGGGCACAGCAGTCCTAGCTTACCGTCGGTATGTACACCCACAATGAGGTAGTCACCCATGGCCCGTGCCTGGCGCAGCTGGTTCGAGTGGCCATAATGTACCATGTCATAGCTGTGGGGAGGGCACGGCAGTCAGAACTTGGGCTGAAAACGGCAGGTACTGTATATGGCCCATAGGTGGCAATGGTATGCAGCTCCTCTGCAGCTTCCTTAGGAAACCTCTGAGAAGCCGCCACTGGAAGCTGCTCCCCAGGGTTTGGCTGGGCTTTCAGAGGTGAGGCGGGTGCTCAGTTCTGCACAGCACTGGTTCCTGGGCCAAAGGCCAGATTCAGCAAGCGTCTGGCTGTGCCCAGGGATAAGGACTGCAGGTCCTGAGAGCTAGAGAATACACAGAACAGTCCCTGCTCCCCAATCCTGGGACTGCGTGACCTCACGCCCCCCTCCCAAAGGCAAAGCACCATTTGGCTGATCCCTTTAAGCTATAAAATTCAGGGAGGGGTGGGCTTAATTTTTTACTACCCTGAGACAGGTGGATAGTCTCTGGGGCCAAAATGAAACCAAGTCCCACCAATGAACAAGGGCAATCGCTGGCTTGGAGATCCTGCTTGCTACCACATAGCCTCCAGAAAGAGACTCTGGGGTCAACAACCACCTCCCCGTCACCTGGTTCTagagtcgtgtgtgtgtgtgtgtgtgtgtgtgagagagagagagacagagacagaaacagagagagggacagataaggacagacagacaggaagggagagaaatgagatgagaagcatcaattctttgttgcagcactttagttgttaattgattgctttctcatatgtgccttgatcagggggctgagtgaccccttgctcaagccagtggccttggtctcaagctggtgagctttgctcaaaccagatgagcctgcgctcaagctgccaaccttggggttttgaacctgggtcctccacatcctagttcgACCCTCAAATCCGATCCTAGTTAAGTGTGAACTCTCAACTGAAGGCATTATATGACAGTAGCCATTGTATGCCTGGTTCCCACTGGCCTCCTGTGTGTGCTGGGGAGACCCCTCCACTGCTCTGCATGTCCGGATCTGCATCCTTAAGCTAGTTCTACTTCTTACGACTTCACATTGCCTTCTGAATAGGTGAAGCTGTCCTTGCTTCTCCAGGTAGCTTAGAACCATTCTTCTCAATACCACTTGTTACCCCCATCTCACCACACAGGGCTCCAGCAGACAAGCCTGTAGAGTCACAAAGCTTTGGCCCTAGGGTAAGATAACAGGGAAATCCAAATCTAGGGGTACCACTGGAAGGACTGGGCCAGGAGGTGCACCGAATGCAAAATGGCACTGGGTACAGGTGTATCCCAGTCACTACAGCCTTGGGGCTGTGGCTGGCTGGGGTAAAGACCTGGCCTAGCCAGGGTCAAGGTCCGAGTCCACAGACAAGAAGCCAGGTTCTCTCTTCCCAAAATGATTCAGATGCAAGTGCAGAAGCACACAAACAAGGGTGTGTTTTCTCCTCTGCTTCCATCAGGTAAAGATCTGAGGAAGCATTGCAGGTGGCAGGTTATCACCTGACAGCCCCAAACATATTTGAACAATTCCGCTGTCTAGCTCGCCAGAAGAGAGCAGATGGGCACCGGAGGCTTCACTGGGGGTCCTGGAGGAGTCACGCAATTCCTGCGCTGATGCTGCCCAGACACCCAGGAGAATCTCTCTGGTCTTGTGCTGGGCAAGCAGGGGAGCCTGGCACAGAGAACAGAGACCCTGGGGAAGACCTCTGGGTGCCTGGTTCCTTCAGATAACACTTAAACAATTAGACTGGTCAGATTAGATGCGCACGACCTTCGCTACCACGGTCCACCAGCTGATCGGGCTGGACTGGCTCGGTCGGCGGCTTACTGGTAAAGGTCGGGGAAGGTGCGCCTTCGGGAAGGCGCTTATCTCAAAACCCTCAGAGTCCCCGCGGCTGGGCCAGGGGCCTAGCCTGCGTCGTGGACCCTCACGCCGCGCAGCCACAGCAGAGGAGGCCCCGGGTCCCAGGCGTCCTCCGGGCCCCAACAGCCGGAGTCCGCCGCCTGCCACCTTTCCCCCACAATCGATGGCCGAGCCCCGGCCCCGAGCGAAGCCCTCCAGGCAAAGGCCGGCTGGCTCACAGACATGTCCCCAGGCGGCAGCGCAGTGGCCACCATGACCCTGATCCGGCCCCCTCCCACCAACGCCCGCTGCCGAGCTCACCAGCCATCGCACCACACCCGCACGATGTGCCTGCCCCCTGGGCCCTGCCGCTCGGTGCTGCCCGCCACCCCGTGCCCGTTTCGGATCATGTTCCTGTAGCCGCCGCGCAGACCGTTCTTCACAACTCCCGAGTGGCCGTCACCGCCTCGCCCTGTCACGCGGGCCTCACCAGCCACGCACGACCAATGGCGAGAGCTGATCCGCCCGCCCTCCCGCCCCAGCGGCCAATGACGTGCACGACTTCTCCTGTCAAAGCTGAACCCCGCCCCTCCGCGTTCGATCAATGGTGCG
This genomic interval carries:
- the PCYT2 gene encoding ethanolamine-phosphate cytidylyltransferase isoform X2: MIRNGHGVAGSTERQGPGGRHIVRVWCDGCYDMVHYGHSNQLRQARAMGDYLIVGVHTDDDITLTVDGQDTYEEVKQSGRYRECKRTQGVSTTDLVGRMLLVTKAHHSSQEMSSEYREYADSFGKCPGGRNPWTGVSQFLQTSQKIIQFASGKEPQPGETVIYVAGAFDLFHIGHVDFLEKVHGLAERPYVIAGLHFDQEVNHYKGKNYPIMNLHERTLSVLACRYVSEVVIGAPYAVTAELLDHFKVDLVCHGKTEIMPDKDGSDPYQEPKRRGIFHQIDSGSDLTTDLIVQRIIKNRLEYEARNQKKEAKELAFLEAMRWQEAQPERESDGAF
- the PCYT2 gene encoding ethanolamine-phosphate cytidylyltransferase isoform X1, which gives rise to MIRNGHGVAGSTERQGPGGRHIVRVWCDGCYDMVHYGHSNQLRQARAMGDYLIVGVHTDEEISKHKGPPVFTQEERYKMVQAIKWVDEVVPAAPYVTTLETLDKYNCDFCVHGNDITLTVDGQDTYEEVKQSGRYRECKRTQGVSTTDLVGRMLLVTKAHHSSQEMSSEYREYADSFGKCPGGRNPWTGVSQFLQTSQKIIQFASGKEPQPGETVIYVAGAFDLFHIGHVDFLEKVHGLAERPYVIAGLHFDQEVNHYKGKNYPIMNLHERTLSVLACRYVSEVVIGAPYAVTAELLDHFKVDLVCHGKTEIMPDKDGSDPYQEPKRRGIFHQIDSGSDLTTDLIVQRIIKNRLEYEARNQKKEAKELAFLEAMRWQEAQPERESDGAF